One Halobellus ruber genomic window carries:
- a CDS encoding RecB family exonuclease, with translation MPGEGTDELTVYLIDDPHNDIDEKAFLSFWAGDPPHPDLERTAPYVLSTLGVSTESDDGHNDGLTLQRGEELLLRAIPNRRGGDDAFYLNVTSFVIRDPGKLISKSKLRTQERCPREYYLRYVKRVYPGNKFDVENYEQEARFRGNAVHKITENAFKQHLDRFQDASWTHETVESFCEDQFAAEFGFEQALLVLSGAGLDVRDHVKDAVTTLFTDDEFLTRIDSADHVSVEQYLSNDYGYAGRVDILLDGTPYDIKTTRKPDTDDVRTHSKQIKLYLFALLLERIDRGQSFRQSVNHGQDGYLVYPNVQSDGVRFEQVALTMDDVQEFLHARNEVIETGDAFAPPSTYNRECEGCSFAVEEWISGPDDTLPPACTYHCQNERRWPCYEFDGNELTTDCSLFDRCDQRLEYRDPEVIDHYESVRVAFQKERRARATARSAVDTFDDTVLTEAGYRIPEMDCVGARAAGTVIQFESTQSVVPAFEPGEIVRIEPEDGTSSDRAIYFGRSEGQFLFSPVEPGVNVADFLAPDTSYRATYSFSVETIDDRYLPYLDFAQRRNAGDKLNSTSDERESDEIPPTVSTSAVPEYLDREKLFVDLPVSTRRTEDLGALVRELVTAPYPDPRGDGTVPTEARRALVLCATPEQAEQAVAAQPDGDHYRLDGTGGPDAIENDDGYHEIQDRLLDSRSLVSTIQQATGLSGPGGGREFFHRLEEGSFGNRDHSENFFDVLVLLGAERLTEPEFHFLADIADRLVAIGDSRQSGPRLLSTAAANASLDVYFEQQFERYRAFPTEEAASLQLQGEAPPALRKFYRDGPWDAIDGEIQFLGIEGDEETALDTVELEASVPAATGSGQRLVFDVTDTPLSPMAARELFEDRTELDATKLRKGTVVVIDDESLFLSGKEPLDGEDPTHHQVTIQAEPSELPQFSRALLSNRIAERIVTEVAEAEDPDAVVTPFEKHGTKIARLLDEKEVDVPVRRPEELDGSIADHTIISFATSNEDRIVRPPLDDPEVLYSLLSSGQDVIVVGNEPTLRSRDVFDELLADATEYTKI, from the coding sequence ATGCCAGGCGAAGGGACAGACGAATTGACAGTCTATCTCATTGATGATCCGCATAATGACATCGATGAGAAGGCGTTCCTCAGTTTCTGGGCAGGGGACCCACCGCATCCCGATCTCGAACGCACCGCACCGTATGTCCTTTCCACTCTTGGTGTCTCAACCGAAAGTGATGACGGACACAACGATGGACTCACCCTCCAGCGTGGCGAAGAGTTGCTATTGCGGGCCATCCCGAATCGTCGGGGCGGCGACGACGCATTCTATCTTAACGTCACCTCGTTCGTGATCCGAGATCCCGGGAAACTCATCAGCAAGAGCAAACTCCGCACGCAAGAGCGATGTCCACGAGAGTATTACTTACGGTACGTCAAACGAGTCTATCCAGGAAATAAATTCGATGTCGAAAACTACGAGCAAGAGGCCCGATTTCGAGGAAACGCGGTTCATAAAATAACCGAGAACGCATTCAAGCAGCACCTCGACCGGTTTCAGGACGCATCGTGGACACACGAGACTGTCGAATCATTCTGCGAAGACCAGTTCGCCGCTGAATTCGGATTCGAACAGGCATTACTCGTACTCTCAGGGGCGGGCCTCGACGTAAGAGACCACGTCAAAGATGCTGTGACGACGCTATTCACTGACGATGAGTTCCTCACCCGGATCGACTCGGCGGACCACGTCAGCGTTGAACAGTATCTCTCGAACGACTATGGGTACGCAGGCCGCGTGGATATCCTGCTTGACGGCACACCGTACGACATCAAAACAACCCGCAAACCGGATACGGACGACGTTCGGACTCATAGCAAGCAGATCAAACTCTACCTGTTCGCTCTCCTGTTGGAACGCATCGACCGAGGACAGTCGTTCCGGCAGTCAGTCAACCACGGTCAGGACGGCTATCTTGTGTATCCGAACGTGCAAAGCGACGGTGTCCGGTTCGAGCAGGTAGCACTTACGATGGATGATGTTCAAGAGTTCTTACACGCGCGGAACGAGGTTATTGAAACGGGTGATGCGTTTGCGCCGCCATCGACGTACAACCGAGAGTGTGAAGGCTGTTCATTCGCCGTCGAAGAGTGGATATCCGGACCCGACGACACCCTTCCGCCGGCGTGTACCTACCACTGCCAGAACGAGCGTAGGTGGCCTTGCTACGAGTTCGACGGCAACGAGTTAACAACAGACTGTTCACTGTTCGACCGGTGCGATCAGCGACTCGAATATCGTGACCCAGAGGTCATCGACCACTACGAGAGTGTCAGAGTCGCATTCCAGAAAGAGCGACGGGCGCGCGCGACCGCCAGAAGTGCTGTCGATACCTTCGATGACACAGTCCTTACTGAAGCCGGCTACAGGATCCCCGAAATGGACTGTGTCGGTGCGCGAGCAGCCGGAACCGTCATCCAATTTGAATCGACACAATCGGTTGTACCCGCGTTCGAACCGGGAGAAATCGTGAGAATCGAACCCGAAGACGGAACGAGTTCGGACCGCGCCATTTACTTCGGTCGATCTGAGGGACAGTTCCTGTTTAGCCCCGTCGAACCCGGTGTCAACGTGGCTGACTTCCTGGCGCCGGATACGTCGTACAGAGCCACGTACTCCTTCAGTGTTGAGACGATCGACGATCGATATCTGCCGTATCTCGACTTCGCACAGCGCCGGAATGCCGGTGACAAACTAAACAGCACTTCTGACGAGCGTGAGTCTGACGAGATTCCACCGACCGTGTCCACGTCAGCAGTGCCGGAGTATCTCGACCGCGAGAAGTTGTTCGTCGATCTTCCTGTAAGCACCCGACGAACCGAAGACCTCGGCGCACTAGTCCGGGAACTCGTGACCGCCCCGTACCCGGACCCACGTGGGGACGGGACCGTTCCGACCGAAGCCCGGCGGGCCTTAGTTCTGTGTGCGACGCCCGAACAGGCTGAGCAGGCAGTCGCGGCACAGCCTGACGGCGATCATTATCGCCTCGATGGTACAGGCGGCCCCGACGCGATAGAAAATGACGATGGATACCACGAGATTCAAGATCGCTTGCTAGATTCTCGATCGCTCGTCTCGACGATCCAGCAGGCGACCGGGCTTTCCGGTCCTGGTGGTGGCCGGGAATTCTTCCACCGACTTGAGGAGGGCTCGTTCGGGAATCGTGACCACTCTGAGAACTTCTTCGACGTGCTTGTGCTTCTCGGAGCCGAACGACTCACCGAACCGGAGTTTCACTTCCTCGCCGACATCGCAGATCGTCTCGTCGCCATTGGGGATTCTCGCCAGAGCGGTCCCCGTCTGCTCAGCACGGCAGCCGCAAACGCAAGCCTCGATGTCTACTTCGAACAACAGTTCGAGCGGTACAGAGCATTCCCGACCGAGGAAGCAGCTAGTCTCCAACTACAGGGCGAGGCACCGCCCGCACTGCGAAAGTTCTACCGCGATGGCCCGTGGGACGCGATCGACGGAGAGATCCAGTTCCTCGGGATCGAAGGCGACGAGGAAACAGCGCTTGATACAGTCGAACTGGAAGCATCAGTTCCAGCAGCGACCGGAAGCGGCCAGCGACTCGTCTTCGATGTCACAGACACACCGCTCTCGCCGATGGCGGCCCGGGAACTATTCGAGGACAGAACCGAACTCGATGCGACGAAACTGCGGAAGGGAACGGTAGTCGTGATTGATGACGAGAGCTTATTCCTCAGCGGGAAAGAACCGCTTGACGGCGAGGATCCCACGCACCACCAGGTGACTATTCAGGCCGAGCCATCTGAACTCCCGCAGTTCAGTCGGGCGCTGCTATCGAATCGCATTGCCGAACGCATCGTCACCGAGGTGGCTGAAGCCGAAGACCCAGACGCGGTTGTGACGCCCTTCGAGAAACACGGCACCAAAATCGCCCGGCTGCTAGACGAGAAGGAAGTTGATGTTCCAGTTCGCCGACCCGAAGAACTCGACGGGTCGATTGCCGACCACACGATCATCAGCTTCGCCACCTCGAACGAGGACCGTATCGTTCGACCCCCACTTGACGACCCCGAAGTTCTCTATTCGCTGCTATCTAGTGGACAGGACGTGATTGTAGTCGGGAACGAACCGACACTCCGATCCAGAGACGTATTCGACGAATTGCTGGCTGACGCGACGGAATACACGAAGATCTAA
- a CDS encoding HNH endonuclease, with the protein MSDKKQIFLAPCSREHKTKTYEHFESTVLDGVDTDTYPRIKSSGFDEKVSVWGTVSGNEVHWQKLDAGDIVLFYTKSGVYTHLAEVVDTEYDEIIGDQLWTTYDGKRLVNDLEEPWPFLIYLSNVQQVEIPAKDVHNALGYNMDYPQGFIRPTESRHRTLRDDFGSVQNFIQRYTNAPLSESIRSVEETIEDLNSRLSREPKLETTVKRTPTERIIRSSAFRRRVRDIYNNSCAVCGARRRSPQGAPEIEAAHIYPKKRNGSDDLRNGITLCKLHHWAFDVGWFSIAEDYSILVQEAKNQRGYEEFRRLDGQGLRIPEESQLRPHKKFLRAHRTIHGFD; encoded by the coding sequence ATGTCTGACAAAAAACAAATTTTTCTTGCCCCGTGTAGCCGTGAACATAAAACTAAAACATATGAACATTTCGAGAGTACGGTTCTGGACGGGGTGGATACAGACACTTATCCGAGAATAAAATCCTCAGGGTTTGATGAAAAAGTTAGTGTATGGGGTACAGTCAGCGGAAATGAAGTCCATTGGCAGAAACTGGATGCCGGAGACATCGTACTGTTCTACACGAAATCCGGAGTCTACACACATCTCGCCGAGGTTGTTGACACAGAATACGATGAGATCATCGGTGATCAGTTGTGGACGACCTATGACGGAAAGCGACTGGTGAATGATCTAGAGGAGCCTTGGCCATTTCTGATCTATCTTAGCAATGTCCAGCAGGTGGAAATTCCCGCAAAAGACGTACATAACGCCCTCGGCTACAATATGGATTATCCACAAGGTTTCATACGCCCCACAGAGAGTCGTCATAGGACGCTTCGAGATGACTTTGGAAGTGTTCAGAATTTCATACAGCGATACACGAATGCCCCATTGAGTGAGTCGATTCGCTCAGTTGAAGAGACTATAGAAGACCTGAATTCGAGACTCAGTCGAGAACCTAAACTCGAAACGACGGTCAAGCGCACACCGACAGAACGAATCATACGGTCAAGCGCATTTCGTCGGAGAGTGAGAGATATCTACAATAACTCTTGCGCAGTATGCGGAGCTAGACGAAGGTCTCCGCAGGGAGCACCAGAAATCGAAGCGGCCCATATCTATCCTAAGAAACGAAATGGTAGCGACGATCTCCGTAATGGTATCACACTATGTAAACTACATCATTGGGCGTTTGATGTAGGTTGGTTCAGCATCGCAGAGGATTACAGTATTCTCGTACAGGAAGCTAAAAACCAGCGAGGATACGAAGAATTCAGACGATTAGACGGTCAAGGGCTTCGGATTCCTGAAGAGAGCCAATTACGACCGCATAAGAAATTCCTGCGAGCACACCGTACTATCCACGGGTTCGATTAA
- a CDS encoding TRAM domain-containing protein — protein MVEIPDSLRSVFSATVHERDGTYVLEVPSGELSYDAVSLGETYRIAVFDAPTSAQDEHESASADRAQSDRQREFSEPPVEEGEVREVTIETVGDQGDGIAKVDRGYVVIVPDTQPGQQPTVEIEQVQQNVAFASVVASDSRSL, from the coding sequence ATGGTCGAAATTCCGGACTCGCTTCGCTCTGTTTTCAGCGCGACTGTTCACGAGCGTGACGGGACATACGTTCTCGAGGTTCCGTCCGGAGAACTCAGCTATGACGCTGTCTCTCTCGGAGAAACGTATCGGATCGCTGTCTTTGACGCACCCACGTCGGCGCAGGATGAGCACGAGTCCGCGTCCGCAGATCGTGCCCAGTCTGACCGTCAGCGTGAATTTTCTGAGCCGCCTGTTGAGGAGGGTGAAGTACGCGAGGTGACAATCGAAACGGTCGGTGACCAGGGTGACGGGATCGCGAAAGTCGACCGCGGCTACGTCGTGATCGTCCCCGATACCCAACCCGGCCAGCAGCCGACCGTGGAGATCGAGCAGGTGCAACAGAACGTCGCGTTCGCCAGTGTGGTTGCGTCTGATTCTCGTTCGCTCTGA
- a CDS encoding ParA family protein — translation MANRLTVAMQKGGVGKSTTTINVCGALAYAEALADENDVLLVDADPQGFATITLGFRDYYVSGDAVSLYDLMLDFERFSEVNDIIQSHEEFDVLPAHGSNFKLERELWSANRSLERLDMILDEVESDYDYMLIDSPPNLGPLADGALLAAENVLFVSRADSIATFSMNLLTQEITQLEREFQRDIGIVGAVVNAVTRNKISDNRLDWFLDNLGEENVFIVPETVAIEGAFNQGHSVYEFEPSNRHRNQKAEEVREIYDRLADHVEGHYA, via the coding sequence ATGGCGAATAGGCTCACAGTTGCGATGCAGAAGGGGGGCGTTGGGAAATCAACCACCACAATCAATGTCTGTGGGGCACTCGCGTACGCAGAAGCGCTCGCGGATGAGAACGACGTCCTGCTCGTCGACGCTGATCCACAGGGGTTCGCTACAATCACACTCGGTTTCCGAGATTATTACGTGAGCGGTGACGCCGTCTCGTTGTACGACCTTATGCTCGATTTCGAGCGGTTTAGTGAGGTTAACGATATTATACAGTCACACGAGGAGTTCGATGTCCTTCCTGCTCACGGGAGTAATTTCAAGCTCGAACGTGAACTCTGGTCGGCAAACCGGTCGCTCGAACGACTCGATATGATCCTTGATGAGGTCGAAAGCGATTACGATTACATGCTAATCGATTCGCCACCGAACCTTGGACCACTCGCCGACGGAGCACTTCTCGCGGCAGAAAACGTTCTCTTTGTCTCACGAGCGGATTCGATCGCAACCTTCTCAATGAATCTCCTCACCCAGGAGATTACCCAGCTCGAACGAGAATTCCAGCGCGATATCGGCATCGTCGGCGCAGTCGTGAACGCAGTGACGAGAAACAAAATCAGCGATAACCGCCTCGACTGGTTTTTGGATAACCTCGGCGAAGAGAACGTCTTCATCGTCCCAGAGACCGTCGCAATCGAAGGGGCGTTCAACCAAGGGCATTCAGTATACGAATTCGAGCCATCGAACCGCCACCGTAATCAGAAGGCCGAGGAAGTGCGGGAGATCTACGACCGCCTCGCCGACCACGTGGAGGGACACTATGCCTGA
- a CDS encoding transcriptional regulator, producing MSYDTDHVQNAGGTPERITGIHTFTDLVNNVALAALYTNIRSKGTATGPELVDEAAVSKKTVYDYLSTLASAGLITDIGEENGATTYAAEDFELTLTVRDVAVSITPSLVAVLSHRDEYPVIDRVLEEHGLLTFALAHDLVMDHHEGEVTIRQIGDLTGLSSGMTYDLVDAIYAIRDFGESASSPETYTPSTVDSKQHNGDETEE from the coding sequence ATGTCCTACGACACGGACCACGTCCAGAATGCAGGTGGAACTCCTGAGCGAATCACGGGTATCCATACGTTCACGGATCTTGTAAATAACGTCGCCCTTGCCGCCCTCTATACGAATATCCGCAGCAAAGGGACTGCGACCGGTCCTGAACTCGTCGACGAGGCGGCAGTCTCGAAGAAAACTGTCTACGACTATCTCAGTACACTCGCCAGTGCAGGACTTATTACCGACATCGGCGAAGAGAACGGCGCGACAACCTACGCCGCCGAGGACTTCGAACTGACCCTAACGGTACGAGACGTGGCAGTGTCGATTACACCGTCGCTGGTGGCGGTACTGAGCCATCGAGACGAATATCCTGTCATCGACCGCGTCCTCGAAGAACACGGCCTGTTGACGTTTGCTCTCGCACACGATCTCGTGATGGATCATCACGAAGGAGAAGTCACCATACGCCAGATTGGGGACCTCACAGGCCTCTCCTCCGGGATGACTTACGACCTCGTCGACGCCATCTACGCGATTCGGGACTTCGGTGAGAGTGCGTCCAGCCCAGAGACGTACACTCCATCCACCGTCGACAGTAAGCAGCACAACGGCGACGAGACTGAGGAATGA
- a CDS encoding winged helix-turn-helix domain-containing protein — MSETDRQPTEEVRQPEPPLPEDSGLTLEEYLAMQQAIGHPTRFRILRTLVANDELSAADLKAAVDVESHNFHYHLDELVDVGLVDKRQRRTADSQGFYTYYRPTAMGRGILEHGVEELMRREREFNDAYS; from the coding sequence ATGTCCGAAACCGATCGCCAGCCAACAGAGGAGGTTCGTCAGCCGGAACCACCGCTTCCCGAGGATAGCGGGCTGACGCTCGAGGAGTATCTCGCGATGCAACAGGCGATCGGCCATCCGACGCGGTTCCGGATCCTCCGCACGCTCGTCGCCAACGACGAACTGAGTGCTGCCGATCTCAAGGCCGCGGTCGATGTCGAATCCCACAATTTCCACTACCATCTCGACGAACTGGTCGACGTCGGGCTCGTTGACAAGCGCCAGCGACGGACCGCTGACAGCCAGGGTTTTTACACGTACTATCGGCCGACGGCAATGGGGCGGGGTATTCTCGAGCACGGTGTCGAGGAGCTGATGCGCCGTGAACGGGAGTTCAACGACGCTTATTCGTAG
- a CDS encoding ATP-dependent DNA helicase, with product MDDLPLNESEFVRRLEEANQERFDDPDWSFNDPQQRAILHDEGPLHVTAGPGSGKTEVLVSRTLKLLLVDSVPPGSILLTTFTEKAAQSLEERIVDRLDAIGFGDAVDANEIRVGTLHSLCNDIMQEYRYQDYANVELLDEDGQQLFMYRHCDFVDYISGSDLNGQWDTVPEAIDARDEDWRFFEELHGWQVHDQHGPNKWQATEITSKLFNRVSQYRASTNRLRRHKDRPWRACAEGLEKYRETLREQQRCDFARLLERFIEFIDTEAGQRFIHGESGRERPALQHVLVDEYQDTNPLQQELYFQVLEEMNRPNITVVGDDDQALYRFRGGTVECLIQFPKRLRERFGTFVESVQLRTNYRSTKDIISWCNRYIDNHPAMQVDGARAPGKQPMEVGRDGTENIESVRAILEGNSDAEPAAIAAELVDRMHDTGYIDDYSQVAYLFKSTKETDRWAGQFVTALRERGIPVHNPRNKAFLDQPEVEFALGAIIRALDPELDALQKRGIQGRVTGQIQDWYDGFDEYVDQHDATALDRYVDQIGTELRATEDESLGLNLLDLFYRILSFDPFLTWVESDDAPARGRRLGQLSKLFDAFASVSGRSTLTASSWANSVSTKFLADFYYLFCGYLHATDFDEPQDPHDQLPSGFVQVMTVHQAKGLEFPVVFTSDLDSEPWTFGGTYWIEEELAPYADISPLGGEDERSVRDEIRRFYVAYSRAQEDLLLLDQADTPTQLTLGYDDGTALTTDWFDGSRRINTPDDFLDHTTGSVGELHDVDLKRRYSITGDVLAYRRCKRQYGYYTDLDFAPNHVTQLFFGRVVHETLDRAHRHYAGELDGSTEGTMPTDDDIERYFREVAEALKTRNIYPMSEDAEQTALQYIQRFNRREGDRLYPRVIDTERRLQSNREEFVLEGVVDVLVGDDDGREIWDYKAGRRPDSGHELTDYSAQLKTYAELYRYARGSYPDRGVIYFLGEETRTDAMFELTFDDDTVQDSLADFERTVQQIQTDREAGNWFDITPADAPSEGTCAECDIRWSCPARPEYSLED from the coding sequence ATGGACGATCTGCCGTTGAACGAATCCGAGTTTGTTAGACGGCTCGAAGAAGCCAACCAAGAGCGATTCGACGATCCCGACTGGTCGTTCAATGACCCGCAACAACGAGCCATTCTCCACGACGAAGGACCACTCCACGTGACTGCGGGGCCAGGCAGTGGCAAAACAGAGGTGCTCGTCTCCCGTACGCTGAAACTTCTGCTGGTCGATTCCGTCCCGCCAGGCAGTATCCTGCTGACAACGTTCACCGAGAAGGCCGCACAAAGTCTCGAAGAACGCATCGTTGACAGACTCGACGCGATCGGCTTCGGCGACGCCGTCGATGCGAATGAGATCCGCGTCGGGACGCTCCACTCGCTTTGTAACGATATTATGCAGGAGTACCGGTATCAGGACTACGCCAACGTCGAACTGCTCGACGAAGACGGCCAGCAACTGTTTATGTACCGGCACTGTGACTTCGTCGATTACATCAGCGGCTCCGATCTGAACGGGCAATGGGACACGGTGCCCGAAGCCATCGATGCCCGAGATGAGGACTGGCGGTTCTTCGAGGAACTCCACGGCTGGCAAGTACACGATCAGCACGGACCGAACAAATGGCAAGCAACCGAGATTACCTCGAAACTCTTCAATCGAGTCTCACAATACCGCGCCTCAACCAACCGACTCCGACGCCACAAAGACCGACCGTGGCGGGCGTGCGCCGAAGGACTTGAAAAATACCGGGAAACGCTCCGCGAACAGCAACGCTGTGACTTCGCTCGGTTACTCGAACGCTTCATCGAATTCATCGATACTGAGGCTGGACAGCGATTCATCCACGGGGAATCCGGCCGGGAACGACCGGCGTTACAGCACGTCTTAGTCGATGAGTACCAAGACACGAACCCGCTCCAGCAAGAACTCTATTTCCAGGTGCTTGAAGAAATGAATCGGCCGAACATCACTGTCGTCGGAGACGACGATCAAGCCCTCTACCGGTTCCGCGGCGGCACCGTCGAGTGCCTCATCCAGTTTCCGAAACGGTTACGAGAACGGTTCGGAACATTCGTCGAAAGCGTCCAACTAAGAACGAACTACCGGTCGACGAAAGACATCATCTCGTGGTGTAATCGCTACATCGACAACCACCCGGCGATGCAGGTCGACGGTGCACGTGCCCCGGGCAAACAGCCAATGGAAGTCGGGCGTGACGGGACCGAGAACATCGAAAGCGTCCGTGCGATTCTTGAAGGCAACTCCGATGCCGAGCCCGCAGCCATCGCTGCCGAACTCGTCGACCGTATGCACGACACCGGGTACATTGACGACTACAGCCAAGTCGCATACCTCTTCAAAAGCACCAAAGAAACCGACCGCTGGGCAGGCCAGTTCGTAACCGCACTCCGGGAACGAGGAATCCCCGTCCACAACCCGCGGAACAAAGCGTTTCTCGACCAACCTGAAGTCGAATTCGCACTCGGTGCGATCATCCGGGCTCTCGATCCCGAACTTGATGCACTGCAGAAACGCGGCATCCAGGGCCGCGTCACAGGCCAGATCCAAGACTGGTACGACGGCTTCGACGAGTACGTCGATCAGCACGACGCCACCGCGCTGGACCGATACGTCGACCAGATCGGCACCGAACTCCGAGCCACCGAGGACGAGTCACTCGGACTGAACCTGTTGGACCTATTCTACCGGATCCTCTCGTTCGACCCGTTCCTGACGTGGGTCGAAAGCGACGACGCCCCCGCCCGCGGCAGACGACTCGGGCAGCTCTCAAAACTGTTCGATGCGTTCGCCAGCGTCTCAGGACGATCAACGCTCACCGCGTCGTCGTGGGCGAACTCCGTCTCAACCAAGTTCCTCGCGGATTTCTACTACCTCTTCTGTGGGTACCTACACGCCACGGACTTCGACGAACCGCAAGACCCCCACGACCAACTCCCATCCGGATTCGTTCAAGTAATGACCGTCCATCAGGCCAAAGGCTTGGAATTCCCAGTCGTGTTCACCAGCGACCTCGACAGCGAGCCTTGGACCTTCGGCGGCACCTACTGGATCGAAGAGGAACTCGCACCGTACGCCGACATCTCACCTCTTGGGGGCGAAGACGAACGCTCAGTCCGCGACGAAATCCGGCGGTTCTACGTCGCCTACTCCCGCGCACAGGAAGACCTGCTCTTACTAGACCAAGCCGACACACCGACCCAACTCACACTCGGCTACGACGACGGCACCGCACTGACGACCGACTGGTTCGACGGATCACGTCGCATCAACACCCCTGACGACTTCCTGGACCACACCACAGGCTCGGTCGGAGAACTCCACGACGTTGACCTCAAACGACGATACAGCATCACAGGAGACGTACTCGCCTACAGACGGTGTAAACGACAGTACGGCTACTACACCGACCTCGACTTCGCACCGAACCACGTGACACAATTGTTCTTCGGACGCGTCGTCCACGAAACACTCGACCGAGCTCACCGACACTACGCCGGCGAACTCGACGGCTCAACCGAAGGCACCATGCCCACCGACGACGATATAGAACGCTACTTCCGCGAAGTCGCAGAAGCACTCAAAACACGGAACATCTACCCGATGAGCGAAGACGCCGAACAAACGGCGCTACAGTACATCCAACGGTTCAACCGCCGAGAAGGCGACCGACTCTACCCACGCGTAATCGACACCGAGCGCCGACTCCAAAGCAACCGCGAGGAGTTCGTCCTGGAAGGAGTCGTCGATGTCCTCGTCGGCGACGACGACGGCCGGGAAATCTGGGACTACAAAGCCGGACGCAGACCCGACAGCGGCCACGAACTCACCGACTACAGCGCCCAACTGAAAACCTACGCTGAACTATACCGCTACGCCCGCGGATCCTATCCCGACCGCGGTGTCATCTACTTCCTCGGCGAAGAAACCCGCACAGACGCGATGTTCGAGTTGACATTCGACGACGACACCGTCCAGGACTCACTAGCAGACTTCGAACGCACAGTCCAGCAAATCCAGACCGACCGCGAGGCCGGCAACTGGTTCGACATCACACCCGCCGACGCCCCTTCAGAAGGCACCTGCGCCGAATGCGACATTCGCTGGAGTTGCCCAGCCCGACCCGAGTATTCACTAGAGGACTGA
- a CDS encoding DUF7509 family protein translates to MRQRIIDNLPRAAGDSDALAPVRREQFLVYLMGPYRTFDVDALLPADADVETDAPSFATWDDTSGEYAEDEVLRLLQETRDCLRDRGFNAFLAIDVGIPLDEMDAATQSIAFAQASNATIFIAPQVGDNLGVGIEIGSVLEDILSTAGMQGPAADATPPTRARRVMVATEPSVRSAMLGAVHARWDASVRAFTDAADCCRLCAQFCTHIQNEELYGSLDCLD, encoded by the coding sequence ATGCGGCAACGGATTATCGATAATCTCCCCCGTGCCGCCGGTGATTCAGATGCGCTCGCTCCAGTTCGGCGGGAACAGTTTCTCGTCTATCTGATGGGCCCATATCGGACATTCGACGTCGACGCGCTGCTGCCGGCGGACGCCGATGTCGAAACCGATGCCCCGTCGTTTGCGACGTGGGACGATACCAGCGGCGAGTACGCCGAAGACGAGGTCTTGCGGCTCCTGCAGGAAACGCGGGACTGCCTCCGCGACCGCGGCTTCAATGCCTTCCTCGCAATCGACGTCGGGATTCCGCTCGACGAGATGGATGCCGCCACACAGAGTATCGCCTTTGCGCAAGCGAGTAATGCAACGATCTTCATCGCTCCACAGGTCGGCGACAACCTCGGTGTCGGGATCGAGATCGGGAGCGTCCTCGAGGATATTCTATCAACAGCTGGAATGCAGGGGCCGGCAGCCGATGCAACGCCACCAACGCGTGCGCGACGGGTTATGGTCGCGACCGAACCATCGGTTCGAAGTGCGATGCTTGGCGCCGTCCACGCGCGCTGGGATGCCAGTGTCCGGGCGTTCACCGATGCCGCGGACTGCTGTCGGCTCTGCGCACAGTTCTGTACACATATTCAGAACGAGGAACTCTACGGTTCGCTCGACTGTCTGGACTGA